The genomic interval GCTGTCCGAACCACTTGGTTAGCTGTCGGTTTGGCCTGCTCTTACACTGGGCTGTTTGTCCTACTGATTCTGTTCGCACCTTCGTTGCTGCTCTCGATTTACGAATTGAACACCAACGATCCGAATTTCGCGGCGGTCTCGGAGATTGTGATCGAACTGCTGCGATTCGTGGCGTTGTTCTCGTTTTTCGACGCCATCGCAATTGTGTTCGGATCGGCGTTACGCGGGGCTGGCGATACACGGTTCTGCACTGTGGTCACATTCGTCTGTTGTTGGAGTTTGATGGTGCTACCCACGTGGATTTCCCATCAGTATTACACCGGCAGCCTGACAGTTAGTTGGCTGTCCTGCACGACTTACTTGGCGGTACTTTCACTGATCTTTCTAGTGAGATTCCAAGGAGGACGCTGGAAAACGATGCGAGTGATCGAAGACGCCGCAAGCGATCACCCAGACGCAGATTCGTCGTTGAAGACGTCAATCGGTGTCTCCGAGCCTCTAGTCGCCACGGTGGAGTGATCCGCCGTGGCGCTCTTGCGGGCAAGGAATTGGTCGTGGTAGAATTCGGCTCAGTTCAGGGAACGAACTTTCATACGACAGGGACGTCGTTATGCTTTTTGCCCGCACCATTCGCCGGAAAATGGTTTGCTTGCTAGCTTTAGTGCTGGTAATGCTGGTCGTGATGTCACTCAGCGGTATTTCCGGTTTGATGTCGTATCGCCGAGCGGTTCACGATCTCGATTTCAGCATCAACCATGCGCCTCGCCGTGCGGATCTTTCAGATGCCATCGGCGGATTGTTTGAACCGCTGTTGCTTGCCCCGCCGCGAACGGATCAAGCAGCCCAGTTCCAAGCCGATCGGTTGGACGAACGACTGAAAGCTGCCCGGGAACGCGTCGCGGATTATCGGGCCAAGTTGAACGAGCTACCACCGAGTGAAGCGAATCGGCAACAACATCCCGTCCGGATGGCGAACTTGGCAAGTGTCGAGCAGTACTTGACCGACCTTGATGCCTCGAAACATCAGTTGGAACGGGTCGACACACCCAATCGGCCGGCCGTGATTGCTTCGATGATGCAGAAAATCGGAGCACTCGCGACCATCGTCCAACGCATGCCCGACTACAACCAGGGCCTGAACGAAACCCTGGTGCACGCGCGTGGCGTCTACCAATCTCGGTTTGTGATGGTTTGTCTGGCCAGCGGCGTGGTGATGTTGTTGTTCCCACTTTTGGTCTATTACGGCTACAAGAACATTTTCTCTCCGCTGCGAAAACTCCACCAGGGAGCACAACGCGTGGCTTACGGGGACTTCAATTATCGTTTGAAACTCAACTCCAAAGACGAGATGGCCGAGTTGGCGTCTGCGTTCAACAAGATGACCAAACGGTTTCAGGAGATCACTCGAAATCTCGATGGCCAGGTTCGCGAGCGGTGCAAACAACTCGTGCGGAACGAACGCTTAGCGGGGATCGGATTTCTCGCCGCAGGAGTGGCTCATGAGATCAACAATCCGCTGCAAGCAATTGGGATTGCCAGTGAATCGTTGATGGGACGGATGGATGAAATCCTCTACGACGCTCCGGAAGGTGATCGCGAAATTGTCGATCAATACTTATCCATGATTCAACGGGAATCCGACCGTTGCCAACAGATTACGCGAAAGTTGCTCGACTTCTCGCGAGGCCAAGACACGGCCCGAACCCGCAATGATCTCACAACGATCGTCTCCGAAGTGCTGACGATGGTCGGACACATGAGTCGCTTCCAAGATCGGGAAATCGTCTTCGAGCGCACCACACCATGTTACGTCATCGCCAACGGACCGGAACTCAAGCAGGTCGTTTTGAACATTGTGGCGAATTCGCTCGAAGCAATGGACCCCGGTGGCAAATTGACCATCGAAATCATGGAAGAAACCGACGATGTGAAAATTCACTTCCAAGACAACGGTTGCGGGATGTCTCAGGATACGTTGGACAACCTGTTCGAGCCGTTCTACACTCGTCGCAAAGACGGGAAGGGCACGGGGTTGGGCATGTCGATCAGCCAACGCATTATTGGCGATCATGGCGGCACCATCGAAGCCAGCAGTGCCGGTGTCGGTCAAGGCAGCCAGTTCCAAATTCAACTTCCCAAACGCCCGCAGCAGTCCATCGCCGCTTAAACCGATGAACCACTTCATCACGGGCGTTATCGGGAAATCACAGACTCACTGCCGACCGAGTGCCGCACGAATGGCGGCTTTCGGATCGACAACGTGATTATCTGGATCGTCGGCAATCGAGAGTTGCACCCCGTTGATGACGCCATTGAATCCGTTTCTCAGGGGACCGTAGTCCGGGGAAACCGCTGCGCCGGAATCTTCACCAACATCGCATCCGTCATCAGCGGAAAACACGATGGCGAGCGTCGCATCAACCTTTCCTTGGCCGACTTTTTTGCCGTCCACATACAATGTGGCAACCCCGCCTTTTCCGAGCCCGCCACCGTCGTAATTGAATTCCATTCGCACTTGGTGTTCGCCGACGGAGAGCGGTTGAGCGGATTCGACAAAATAGTTCTTGAACCCACCGTAGTTGTAGCAGTACTTGAGTTTCCCCTGATGAGCGTACAGACTCCAACCGCCAATGTTTGCCCCCTGTGAGATGATCACACCTTCGGCTCCCTTCTCAGGCACGACGATTGCCGCTGTCACCGAGTGCGATTTGTTCTTGATGTTCAACACGTTGTTTTCCAGCAGACGTCCCATTCCACTGAACAGCAATTGTTTCTTGCCTTCAATCAGGATGGGCCGACCGGCGGTATCGGGGTTCATCTTCTCGATCACACGATCGTCGAGCGGAAGCACATTGTACCGTGCTGCTTCAATCAACCACTGACGCTGCAACTCATGAAGTTTCTCCGGCATGTCCTTGGCGAGGTTCTTCGACTGTGTCCAGTCTTTGTCGGAGTAGAGTTCCCAAACGTCATCATCGAACGCAGGCACCTTGGCATCTTGCGGTGTCCAGGGTGTGCGGTGTTTGGTCACAGCGGTCCAACCGTTGTGGTAGATCCCACGGTTGCCGAACATCTCGAAGTATTGGGTCGAGTGCTGTTCCGGGGCATCCGCATTGTTGAACGAATAGAGCATACTTTTGCCCTCAATCGCTTGTTGCTGGATGCCATTCACCGACTCGGGATGCGGCAGACCGGCGGCCTCGAGGATTGTCGGAGCCACATCGATGACGTGCGTGAATTGTTCGCGAATCTCACCTTCGCTATCGATGCCGTTCGGCCAGTGAATCACGGTTCCGTTGCGGGTGCCGCCCCAGTGAGATGCAACCTGTTTGGTCCATTGGTACGGCGTGCACATGGCGAGTGCCCAACCGACCGCGAAGTGATTGTAGGCTTTTGGCCCACCGAACTCGTCGATTCGGGCGGTCAGGTATTCCGGCGTTTCCAATGCCTGGATGCCGTTGAAGTAGCTCATTTCGTTGAAACAACCGTTGATCCCACCTTCAGCGGAAGCACCGTTGTCACCAACGATGTAATAAACCAGCGTGTTATCGAGAATCTCGAGTTTCTCTAGGGAGTCGATTAGCCGTCCGACGTGGTGGTCGGTGTATTCCAAGAAACCGGCGTAGACTTCCATTTCCCGCGCGAGCACAGGTTTGAAGTCCTCCGGCACGTCTTCCCATCTCGGGACTTCTGGATTCGGAGCCGTGAGTTTGGCATCGGGTGGGATCACACCGAGACGTTTTTGTCGGGCGAATATCTCCTCGCGGATTTTGTCATAACCTTGATCGAATTGCCCTTTGTATTTGTCGGCCCACGACTTGGGCACGTGGTGCGGAGCGTGGGTGGCACCGGGAGCGAAGTACACGAAGAACGGTTTGTCCGGCATGAGCGTCTTTTGCTGACCGATCCATTTGATGGCCTTGTCAGTCATGTCGGGCATGAAGTGATACCCTTGCTCGGGCGTCTTCTTGTTCTCGACGGGTGTCGTTCCCTCGTAGAGTGTGGGATACCACTGATTCGCCTCGCCACCGATGAATCCGTAGAAATACTCGAAACCGTTGCCACCGGTCGGCCAGGCATCGAACGGCCCCGCCGGACTGGTTTGCCAGACAGGAACCTCGTGACATTTGCCGAAATGTGCGGTCGAAAACCCGTTGAGTTTCAGCGTCATCGCCAACGGAGCCTTCGTGTTCGGTCGGACCGAACTGTACCCCGGCGCCCCTGTGGCGATCTCGGTAATGCCGCCCATGCCCACCGAGTGATGGTTTCGTCCGGTCAGCAACGCTTGCCGAGTCGGTGAACACAACGCAGTGGTGTGGAATCGCGTGTAACGCAACCCGCCTTTCGCGAGGCGTTCTAGTGTGGGAGTCTGGCAGGGACCACCGAACGTGCTGGCCGCACCGAATCCAACATCATCAATCAACACGATCAACACATTGGGTGCGTCCTTCGGTGGTCGAATTCGTGGAATAGGCGGAAACTTGCTGTCTGGGTCTTTGGCATCGTAGGTGATCAGGTCCGGCCGAATCACGTTCCGCATTGGAAGATGAGCGCGGGCCGAAATCGGAATTTCGTCAGCCGCATCAGTTTGAGCCACCGCGAAAGACGGAGCAACGAGCAACAAGGACACAACGGACGTCAGCAAATAGCGGAGCATAATGGTTTCCCGAACGGTAGACGCGACCCAAACGAAAACGAACCCCAATTGGTATTTTTAGCCCGCTCAACTTCGACAGCTGCCAGCAACGTGTTTCCTCTGCTGCTGCACCGACGATTGTCTAACACCGTACCCTAAACGGTGGTAAGTCGAGAAACAATGCTGCCAAGACACCGCCTCCGACAACAATGCCTCTCGTCATCAACCAACGGTTGACCGTTGCAGATTCACCCAGAATCAAGAAAATCGAATCACGCTTGCAAGAAGTCTAATTGACATCACCCCAACGAACCGATATCGTTAATCGTCGATCAACGATCAGGTGAAACCCAATGACAAAACGCAAACCGCAACAACGTGAATGTGATTCGAGGCCGGTCAGCCTGCCCGACGATGCAAGTGCCGAGGAATTGGCTCAGCTTGCGTGGGCGGTTGCGCATCCGGCTCGTGTTCGGATCGTGCGATTGTTGATCAATCGCGAAGCATGCGTTTGCGGCGAAATCGTCGCAGAATTGCCGTTGGCTCAATCGACCGTTTCGCAACACCTGAAGATCCTGAAAGAGTCCGGAGTGATTCAAGGTGAGATCGCCGGTCCGAAAGTCTGCTACTGCATCAATACGGAGAAGCTCGAACGACTCAAACAATTAATCGCCGAGTTGTAAGTTCTTTTGATTTGCCTAGCCCATCGTTATTCGACGATGGGCGATTAAACCTCGACCAAGGAGACTGAAATGAGCAAAGTCCAAGTTTTCGACAAACCCATGTGTTGCTCCACCGGCGTGTGTGGACCGCAAGTTGATCCCGTGTTGCCGAAGTTCGCGAGTGACCTGGAATGGCTCAAATCACAGGGGCATCAAGTGGATCGGTTCAACCTGGCTCAGCAACCGGGAGCATTTGCGTCGAATGCCTCGGTGCAAAAGATGCTCGAAAGCGAAGGCGTGGATTGTCTGCCGCTCGTGCTGGTGGATGACCGCATGGTTAGCCGCGGCGAATACCCATCGCGTGACAATCTCGCTTTGTGGACGGGCACCTTGCGAACACCAGCGGCACTTCCGATCTCGTCAAATGGCGGATGCTGCGGCGACACCGGTTGCTGCTAATTGGCATTGCGGTTTTCAATGACCACGGTCGTTTCGAGAACGCTCGACAAAATTGCGTTTTGTTTGAAGGAGTCCGATGATGTCACTTATGACCAACCCAACGCGAAATTTGTTCTTCACCGGTAAGGGCGGTGTCGGCAAAACATCCATGGCGTGTGCGACGGCTGTGCAATTGGCCGATCAAGGATTGCGAGTGCTACTCGTCTCGACCGACCCCGCGTCGAACTTGCACGACGTTTTGGCGACCGAGATCGGAAACGAGCCGACACCCATCAATGGTGTACCGAATTTGGATGCCATGAACATCGATCCGGCGGAATCGGCACGACAGTATCGAGAGCGGATGGTGGAACCGTATCGCGGCGTTCTGCCAGACACGGCGGTTGCCAGCATGGAGGAACAATTCTCCGGTGCCTGCACGCTTGAGATCGCCGCCTTCGATGAGTTCTCGCGTTTGCTCGGTGACGAATCGGCCACCGCACACTACGACCATGTCATTTTCGATACGGCCCCCACCGGTCACACGCTACGATTGCTCACGCTCCCGGCGGCATGGTCGGGGTACATGGAATCGAACACGACGGGCACATCCTGTCTCGGTCCGCTCGCCGGTTTGCAGGATCAACAGAAACTCTACGCACAAAGCATGGCCGCGTTGTCGGACGCGGAGAAGACCACGCTCGTGCTCGTCACGCGGCCGGAAATTTCGGCACTCCGGGAAGCCGCCCGCACGAGCGAGGAACTGCACGCGGTTGGAATTCAGAACCAACGATTGATTGTCAACGGTGTGTTCTCGACGCAAACGGAAAACGATGAATTTGCGATCGCAATGGAGTCTCGTTGCGATCAGGCATTGAGTTCAATTCCAGACGCAATCGCATCCCTGCCACGAACTGACGTCCCCTTGCTCCCCGCCGGTTTGATGGGAACCGAGGCATTGAAGCGGGTCGGCAAGTCGAACGCTGTGGGCGAGTTCACACCGTCACCAAGTTCTGTCCCGGAGTTGAATTTCGACCTGACGGCTTTGGTCGATGAAATGGCAACGGCGGGGCACGGGGTTGTGATGACGATGGGAAAAGGCGGGGTTGGTAAAACGACGGTGGCCGCTGCGATTGCTGTCGCACTGGCCGATCGTGGCCACGAAGTGTTGCTCTCGACCACTGACCCGGCAGCACACTTGGCGACCACGCTGAATAGCGATCACTTGCCCAATTTGAGTGTGAGCCGAATCGACCCCACTCAGGAAACACGCGACTACACCGCCGAAGTCATGGAGACTGCCGGCGCGGATCTCGATGACGAAGGACGAGCACTTCTCGAAGAAGATTTGCGTTCCCCGTGCACCGAGGAAATCGCCGTGTTCCGAGCATTTGCACGTGCCGTCGCGGATGGCAACGATCGGTTCGTGGTGCTCGATACCGCACCCACCGGCCACACGATTCTGCTGCTGGATTCCGCGTTGGCATACCACCGGGAAGTTGCGAGGCAATCGTCTCAAATGCCGGAGTCCGTGGAGCAATTGTTATCGCGACTTCGCGATCCGAACTTTGCTCACGTGCTGATCGTCACACTACCGGAAGCCACACCGGTCCACGAAGCCACTCAACTTCAGAACGATCTCCGCCGTGCCGAAATCGAACCGTTCGCGTGGATCATCAATCAGAGTTTTCAGTCCTTGCCGGTTTCCGATCCGGTTCTCGTGCAGCGGAAGCAAAACGAAATTCCATTCGTCGGTGAAGTCAACGATTCGCTGTCAACACGTCTCGCGGTTCTGCCATGGCGAAAAGAACCACCCACCGGAGTGAACGGTCTACGTCAGATCGTCGGTCAACCGATCGCTGTTTCAAAGTAACTCAAAGGCTATCGCGATGTCCAAACCCAAAGTTCTATTTCTCTGCACCGGAAATTCGGCCCGCAGCCAAATGGCGGAAGCGTTTCTGCGACGATATGCCGGAGATCAATTTGAAGTTCACAGCGCCGGCTTGGAGCCCTCGGTCATCAACCCGTTCACAATTCAAGCGATGAACGAGATCGGCTACGATCTGGAAGGACAGCGTGCGAAGTCCGTTTCCGAGTACCTTGGAAAAATTTCCGCACGGTATGTGATCTTCGTGTGTGATCGGGCGGAAAAAGCGTGCCCGCGAATTTGGCCGAACGTGTTGCAAACATTCTGTTGGCCATTTGAAGACCCCGCGGCATGTACCGGCACCGCCGAAGAAAAGCTGCAAAAGTTTCGGGAAGTCCGCGACAAAATCGACTCCACCATTCAAGAATGGCTTGCGACAGAGCAAGTGCAAGCTGCTTCCTAACACGAAAGAAATTCTATGTCTCGCACCAAAGTATTGTTTCTCTGTACGGGCAATTCTTGCCGCAGTCAGATGGCGGAAGGTTGGGCACGCCATCTACTCAGTGACCGTGTCGAACCCTATTCCGCCGGCATCGAAGCGCACGGCATGAACCCGAATGCCATCCAAGTGATGCAGGAAGCGGGCGTCGATATCACGGGACAATCGTCCAAGTTGGTCAGTTCCTTGCAGGATGTTCCGCTGGATTTGGTCATCACGGTGTGCGGTCACGCGGATGAAAACTGCCCCCCGTTTCTTGGCAAAGCCCGAGTAGTGCACGTCGGTTTCGATGATCCTCCCAAACTTGCGAAGGAAGCCAAATCGGAAGAGGAAGCCCTCGACCACTACCGACGTGTTCGTGATGAAATTCGCACCTTCATCAGCGATCAACTCCCCGAACTCCTGGATGCAACTCCGGGCGAAACTCACTAAACTACGTAAGGAGATCGACGAAAACCGAGCCAGCCAACAAGGGACCA from Thalassoroseus pseudoceratinae carries:
- a CDS encoding arsenate reductase ArsC, which encodes MSRTKVLFLCTGNSCRSQMAEGWARHLLSDRVEPYSAGIEAHGMNPNAIQVMQEAGVDITGQSSKLVSSLQDVPLDLVITVCGHADENCPPFLGKARVVHVGFDDPPKLAKEAKSEEEALDHYRRVRDEIRTFISDQLPELLDATPGETH
- a CDS encoding arylsulfatase, producing MRNVIRPDLITYDAKDPDSKFPPIPRIRPPKDAPNVLIVLIDDVGFGAASTFGGPCQTPTLERLAKGGLRYTRFHTTALCSPTRQALLTGRNHHSVGMGGITEIATGAPGYSSVRPNTKAPLAMTLKLNGFSTAHFGKCHEVPVWQTSPAGPFDAWPTGGNGFEYFYGFIGGEANQWYPTLYEGTTPVENKKTPEQGYHFMPDMTDKAIKWIGQQKTLMPDKPFFVYFAPGATHAPHHVPKSWADKYKGQFDQGYDKIREEIFARQKRLGVIPPDAKLTAPNPEVPRWEDVPEDFKPVLAREMEVYAGFLEYTDHHVGRLIDSLEKLEILDNTLVYYIVGDNGASAEGGINGCFNEMSYFNGIQALETPEYLTARIDEFGGPKAYNHFAVGWALAMCTPYQWTKQVASHWGGTRNGTVIHWPNGIDSEGEIREQFTHVIDVAPTILEAAGLPHPESVNGIQQQAIEGKSMLYSFNNADAPEQHSTQYFEMFGNRGIYHNGWTAVTKHRTPWTPQDAKVPAFDDDVWELYSDKDWTQSKNLAKDMPEKLHELQRQWLIEAARYNVLPLDDRVIEKMNPDTAGRPILIEGKKQLLFSGMGRLLENNVLNIKNKSHSVTAAIVVPEKGAEGVIISQGANIGGWSLYAHQGKLKYCYNYGGFKNYFVESAQPLSVGEHQVRMEFNYDGGGLGKGGVATLYVDGKKVGQGKVDATLAIVFSADDGCDVGEDSGAAVSPDYGPLRNGFNGVINGVQLSIADDPDNHVVDPKAAIRAALGRQ
- a CDS encoding arsenate reductase ArsC, which translates into the protein MSKPKVLFLCTGNSARSQMAEAFLRRYAGDQFEVHSAGLEPSVINPFTIQAMNEIGYDLEGQRAKSVSEYLGKISARYVIFVCDRAEKACPRIWPNVLQTFCWPFEDPAACTGTAEEKLQKFREVRDKIDSTIQEWLATEQVQAAS
- the arsA gene encoding arsenical pump-driving ATPase, whose amino-acid sequence is MSLMTNPTRNLFFTGKGGVGKTSMACATAVQLADQGLRVLLVSTDPASNLHDVLATEIGNEPTPINGVPNLDAMNIDPAESARQYRERMVEPYRGVLPDTAVASMEEQFSGACTLEIAAFDEFSRLLGDESATAHYDHVIFDTAPTGHTLRLLTLPAAWSGYMESNTTGTSCLGPLAGLQDQQKLYAQSMAALSDAEKTTLVLVTRPEISALREAARTSEELHAVGIQNQRLIVNGVFSTQTENDEFAIAMESRCDQALSSIPDAIASLPRTDVPLLPAGLMGTEALKRVGKSNAVGEFTPSPSSVPELNFDLTALVDEMATAGHGVVMTMGKGGVGKTTVAAAIAVALADRGHEVLLSTTDPAAHLATTLNSDHLPNLSVSRIDPTQETRDYTAEVMETAGADLDDEGRALLEEDLRSPCTEEIAVFRAFARAVADGNDRFVVLDTAPTGHTILLLDSALAYHREVARQSSQMPESVEQLLSRLRDPNFAHVLIVTLPEATPVHEATQLQNDLRRAEIEPFAWIINQSFQSLPVSDPVLVQRKQNEIPFVGEVNDSLSTRLAVLPWRKEPPTGVNGLRQIVGQPIAVSK
- a CDS encoding sensor histidine kinase is translated as MLFARTIRRKMVCLLALVLVMLVVMSLSGISGLMSYRRAVHDLDFSINHAPRRADLSDAIGGLFEPLLLAPPRTDQAAQFQADRLDERLKAARERVADYRAKLNELPPSEANRQQHPVRMANLASVEQYLTDLDASKHQLERVDTPNRPAVIASMMQKIGALATIVQRMPDYNQGLNETLVHARGVYQSRFVMVCLASGVVMLLFPLLVYYGYKNIFSPLRKLHQGAQRVAYGDFNYRLKLNSKDEMAELASAFNKMTKRFQEITRNLDGQVRERCKQLVRNERLAGIGFLAAGVAHEINNPLQAIGIASESLMGRMDEILYDAPEGDREIVDQYLSMIQRESDRCQQITRKLLDFSRGQDTARTRNDLTTIVSEVLTMVGHMSRFQDREIVFERTTPCYVIANGPELKQVVLNIVANSLEAMDPGGKLTIEIMEETDDVKIHFQDNGCGMSQDTLDNLFEPFYTRRKDGKGTGLGMSISQRIIGDHGGTIEASSAGVGQGSQFQIQLPKRPQQSIAA
- the arsD gene encoding arsenite efflux transporter metallochaperone ArsD — protein: MSKVQVFDKPMCCSTGVCGPQVDPVLPKFASDLEWLKSQGHQVDRFNLAQQPGAFASNASVQKMLESEGVDCLPLVLVDDRMVSRGEYPSRDNLALWTGTLRTPAALPISSNGGCCGDTGCC
- a CDS encoding ArsR/SmtB family transcription factor, whose product is MTKRKPQQRECDSRPVSLPDDASAEELAQLAWAVAHPARVRIVRLLINREACVCGEIVAELPLAQSTVSQHLKILKESGVIQGEIAGPKVCYCINTEKLERLKQLIAEL